AAAATAGTGGATCTTCTTATTCTGGTTGGACATTAACCACTGCCGCCACAACAGGAGGCACTGTATCTGGTACAGAAGAGAAATCTATTGGCGAAAATGCTAAGGTAACCATTGAGGCTGGTAATAACATTAACCTTACCCAAGAGGGCGGTAAGATCACTATTGCAACTGGTAGCAATGTTTCAGCAGATAAAGTGGAAACCAAAACCATTCAAATGGGGGGAACAACTTCAGACGGAACTACCACAGGAGCAACTACCATTGCTATCGCTGGTAAAGATGGTGCGAATGGCACTAATGGCGATAATGGAACCAGTGGTGTTGCTGGAGCAAACAATTTAGATGATAAGAGCATGACTCGTATTGTTTACACTGACTCTGATGGCACACATACCGTTGCAACCTTGGAAGATGGCTTGAAGTTTAAAGGCGATAATGAGGACGTTGTAACACGTAAATTAAACGAACAGTTAGAGATTACTGGCGGAGCGACTGGCGATGTAACAACTAAGAAAAATATCAAGGTAACCTCAAATACGGCTGGAACGATTGCCATCGAATTAGCAAAAAATATTGATCTAGGCAGCGATGGTAGCTTATTAGTGGATAAAACCAAAGTAAGTGCCGATGGTATTACCTTTGAAGGTGGCAAAGCCAGCTTAAATAGCAATGGCTTAACCATTACTGATGGTCCAAGTGTAACTACCGCTGGTATTAATGCAGGCGGTAAGGCTATTACCAATGTGGGTGATGGTAGTGTTACAAAAAACTCTAAAGAGGTGGTTACTGGTGGACAATTGTTTGATGTGAAAACATCTGCAGAAACAGCTAATAAGGGCTGGAAATTAGGTGTTGAAAAAGGCGATGGAGCCATTGATGATAAAGCTACTACTGATGATGCGAAAACCATAAAACCAGAAGAAACTCTTACTGTTGTTGCTGGCAAAAATGTGAAGTTAAGTCGTGATGAATCAGGCAAATTAACTATTGAAACCAGTGGCGATGTTTCAGCAGACAAAATTGAAACAAAAGAAGTTGTAATTAATGGAAGCGGTAATGACAATGGCACAGCTACCTTAGCTCTTAAAGGAAAAGATGGCGTAACTGGAGAAGACGGAACTAAAGGGGCAGCAGGTGTTGATGGAAATAATATTACTCGTCTTGTGTATAACGATGGTACAACAGATCATACTGTCGCCACTTTAGATGATGGCTTGAAGTTTAAAGGCGATAATGAGGATGTTGTAACACGCAAATTAAACGAACAGTTAGAGATTACTGGCGGAGCGACTGGCGATGTAACAACTAAGAAAAATATCAAGGTAACCTCAAATACGGCTGGAACGATTGCCATCGAATTAGCAAAAAATATTGATCTAGGCAGCGATGGTAGCTTATTAGTGGATAAAACCAAAGTAAGTGCCGATGGTATTACCTTTGAAGGTGGCAAAGCCAGCTTAAATAGCAATGGCTTAACCATTACTGATGGTCCAAGTGTAACTACCGCTGGTATTGACGCAGGCGGTAAGACTATTACCAATGTGGGCGATGGTAGTCTTGCGGAAAATTCCAAAGATGTGGTAACAGGTGGACAGTTATTTACTGTGCAACAGTCCGTAAATAAAGCCAATAAAGGATGGACATTAGCTGTTGAAAAAGGCGATGGAGCCATTGATGATAAAGCAACAGGTGATGCGAAAACAATTACTCCAGAAGAAACTCTTACTGTTGTTGCTGGTAAAAATGTGAAGTTAAGTCGTGATGAATCAGGCAAATTAACTATTGAAACCAGTGGCGATGTTTCAGCAGACAAAATTGAAACAAAAGAAGTTGTAATTAATGGAAGCGGTAATGACAACGGCACAGCTACCTTAGCGCTTAAAGGAAAAGATGGTGTAACTGGAGAAGACGGAACTAAAGGGGCAGCAGGTGTTGATGGAAATAATATTACTCGTCTTGTGTATAACGATGGTACAACAGATCATACTGTCGCTACTTTAGATGATGGCTTGAAGTTCAAAGGCGATAATGATGCTGTTGTAACACGTAAATTAAACGAACAGTTAGATATTACTGGTGGAGCAACTGGCGATGTAACCACTGCCAAAAACATTAAAGTTACGTCAAATACCACCACAGGAACAATTGCCATCGAATTAGCAAAAGATATTAATTTAGGTAGCAATGGTAGCTTACTCGTAGGCAATACCAAAGTAAGTGCTGATAACATTACCTTTGGCGATGATACTAATGGTAAAACTGTTATTAATAAAGACGGTATTACTATTACCCCAAGTGAAACAGGAGCAACGCAAATTTCACTAACCAAAGATGGAATTAGTGGGGCAAAAGTTGAATCAGATGAAGTTGTGATTAACGGAAAAGGCGAAGACCGTAGCTCAAACGCCACCTTAGTTGTTAATGGCAAAGATGGCGCTAAAGGTGTTGATAATACAAGTATTACACGTATTGAATATACCGATAATAATAACCAAAAACAAACTGTGGCAACATTAAATGACGGTATGAAATTTGGTGCAAACAATGGCTCTGCATATCAAGCTAAGCTAAATAGCCAAGTAAATATTCAAGGTGCCGTTGCTAATAGTGATTGGTCTAAGTTTGATTCAGGTAAAAACATTATGAGCCAAGTTGATAGCTCGGGTAATATTACCATTGCGCTAGCGAAAGCACTAACTGGTTTAGACAGTGTAACCTTTGGCGATGATGATAATGGTAAAGCCGTTATCAATAAAGACGGTATTACTATTACTCCAAAAGAGGGCGATACCATCAGCCTAACTAAAGATGGTATCAGTGGAGCAAAAGTTTCAAGCGATAATATTGAAACTAAAACTATCCAAATGGGGGGAACCACTTCAGAAGAAGGAACCACCACTGGTGCAACTACCATTGCCATAGCAGGTAAAGATGGTGTGAATGGCACTAATGGCGATAATGGAACCAATGGTGATGCTGGAGCGAAAAATCTAGATGATAATAGCATTACTCGGATTGTATACACCGATGCGGATAATAATTCTCATACTGTCGCAACCTTGGAAGATGGCTTGAAGTTTAAAGGCGATAATACTGATGTTGTAACACGTAAATTAAATGAACAGTTAAACATTACTGGTGGAGCAACTGGTAATGCAACTACGGCGAAAAACATTAAAGTTACGTCAAATACCACAACAGGAACAATTGCCATAGAACTAGCGAGAAATATTGATTTAGGCAGTGATGGTACCCTGCTTGTGGGTAAAACCAAAATCGATACGAATGGCATTACCTTTGGCGATGATACTAATGGTAAAACCGTTATTAATAAAAACGGTATTACTATTACCCCAAGTGAAGCAGGAGCAACGCCAATTTCACTAACTAAAGATGGAATTAGTGGGGCAAAAGTTGAATCAGATGAAGTTGTGATTAACGGAAAAGGCGAAGATAACACATCAAACGCCACCTTAGTTGTTAATGGCAAAGATGGCGCTAAAGGTGTTGATGATACAAGTATTACACGTATTGAATATACTGATAATAATGGTCAAAAACAAACAGTAGCAACCTTAAATGATGGTTTGGTATTTGGTGCGAACGATGGCTCCGCATATCAAGCTAAGCTAAATAGCCAAGTAAATATTCGAGGTGCCGTTGCTAATAGTGATTGGTCTAAGTTTGATTCAGGTAAAAACATTATGAGCCAAGTTGATAGCTCGGGTAATATTACCATTGCGCTAGCGAAAGCACTAACTGGTTTAGACAGTGTAACCTTTGGCGATGATGATAATGGTAAAACCGTTATTAATAAAAACGGTATTACCATTACCCCAAGTGAAGCAGGAGCAACGCCAATTTCACTAACCAAAGATGGAATTAGTGGGGCAAAAGTTGAATCAGATGAAGTTGTGATTAACGGGAAAGGCGAAGACAGTAGCTCAAACGCCACCTTGATTGTTAATGGCAAAGATGGGGCTAATGCTGTTGATGGTACAAGTATTACACGTATTGAATATACCGATAACAATAACCAAAAACAAACTGTAGCAACATTAAACGATGGTTTAACATTTAAAGGCGATGGAAACGAAATTGTTAAACGTAAATTAAACGAGCAGTTGAATGTTACTGGTGGAGAAACAACAGAAACTAATCTCACTGAATTAGCTGATAAAAATATCGGGGTTGTAGCAAATACCACGACAAATGCCTTAGAGGTTCGTTTAGCAAAAGAACTAAGTAATTTAACCAGTGCAACATTTGGTGAAATGGGAACTGCTACCGAGCCAGCTAATGGAACTTCCGTTGAAGCGAATTTAATTACCATGACGGATAGTAACGGTAATATTAGTCGTCATAGTGCTACTGAAATCAGTCTTACTGGTAATGGCAAAACCGTTAGTTTATCATTAGAAAAAGGGCTAAATAATGGTGGAAATCAAATTACCAATGTCGCAAGTGGCTTAGGTGAAACGAAATTAGCTGAGGCTAAAGGTGATACATTAAATAATGTAGCCAACATCGGTGATTTACAAGGTGCGATTAACTCAATTACGAGTTCAAATAATGGTGGTGGTTTTGGTCTAAGTGATGAAAAAGGCAATACCATTACAGGAGATTTAGGTAGTGAGATTAACATTAAAGGTGATGGTACAAATATTACAACCGAAGTTAAAGATAACGCTCTAAATGTTAAGCTAAATAAACACTTAGATTTAACTTCCGATGGCAGTATTGAAATTGGCGATACATACATTGATACCGTTGGCGTTACCGTTGACAATGTTGCTCTAACTAAAGACGGATTAAATATTGAAGGTATCGTCAAAGTTACCAATACAGGCGTTGCCGTTGGCGATATTAGTATCTCCAAAGATAGTGGTATTGATGCTGGCAATAAAACGATTGATAACCTTGCTGACGTTACCATTGAGGAGGGTAGCAAAAAAGCGGTTAATGCAGGTCAAATTTACGAATTGAAAAATAGTGGAATGACATTCCAAGGCGATGATGGCATAACCGTTAAACGTGAATTAGGTAGTACATTCAATATTATTGGTGGAGCAAATAATAATTTATCTGACAACAATATTGGAGTAGTCGCTTCTGGATCAGATGGAGTGAAAGTTAAACTCGCTAAAGATCTCCAAGAGATGAATAGTACCACTTATGTTGCAAAAACAACTCAAGCTGATGGTTCAGTAACAACAACGTCAACCACTGTTGTCGATGGAACTGGAGTTACTATAAAACCAGCTAATGGAGATGATACTTCAATCGTAAGTTTAACCGACAAAGGCTTGAATAATGGTGGTAATAGAATTACGAATATTGCTAGTGGCGAAGTGAAAGAAGGTTCAACTGATGCTATTACAGGCGGTCAATTCTATACCTTAAGCCAGCAAGTAAACAATAACAGACAAGCTGTTCAACATTTGGCGAAAGAAATGAACCGAATGGATCGTCGTTTACGAAGCGGTATTGCAGGTGCAGTTGCAATGGCTGGTTTACCACAGGCGTCATTATCAGGACAAAATACTTTTGCTATTTCCGCAGGTACATATGGTGGTGAAAATGCCGTAGCAATGGGTTACTCAAAAGTAAGTGATTCTGGTAAAGTGATGCTTAAATTATCAGGTAGCACCAATTCTCGAGGCGATATGTCTGGTAGTGTAGGTGTTGGCTTTAGCTGGTAACTTAAAAAATCATACAATCACCTCCAATATTATAGGGGGTGATTGATTATTGCTAGAATTGTAATTATGACTTTCATAATCCAATGCCTATCTAGCTCTATAAATAAGAGTAGAAAAATATTTTTCTACTCTTATTTCGTTTAAAAATTTGCATAATGGGCAAAATAGTTACTAAAAAGTGTCCTGAAACCTTACTGTATAAAGCATCAACTCGCTTTTTTGAAAATTAATAAAAGCTCATTCATTCACTTAAATTTGAGTATTAAAAAACATACCATTCAAAATATATGCGTGCTGTATTGCCTTGCTTGGGTAACTTAGCAGATATGTACATCATTCTTATTTTATTGACTGTAAAACCACTAAAGTATAAAAAGTGCGGTCATTTTTGCGAGAAATTCATTTTTTCACTGTTCATTCCCGTTATTCTGATTTAAAATTCGTTGATTTGTGTTGAATAAGGCAAAAGGAGCAGATAATGAAAATCGTGGAAGTGAAACACCCTTTGGTTAAACATAAACTGGGCTTAATGCGAGCCGCTAATATTAATACCAAACATTTCCGTGAATTAGCCACCGAAGTGGGCAGTTTATTAACCTATGAAGCCACTGCGGATTTAGAAACCGAAAAAGTGATTATTGACGGTTGGTGCGGTCAAGTGGAAGTGGATCGTATTAAGGGGAAAAAAGTTACTGTCGTGCCGATTTTGCGTGCAGGTTTGGGTATGATGGACGGGGTGTTAGAGCATATTCCCAGTGCCAGAATTAGTGTAGTAGGGATTTATCGTGATGAAGAAACCTTGCAACCTGTGCCTTATTTCCAAAAATTAGCAAGTGATTTATCCGAACGTTTAGCCATTGTGGTTGATCCTATGCTTGCCACTGGTGGTTCAATGATTGCAACCATTGATTTATTAAAGCAAAAAGGCTGTAATCAAATTAAGGTGTTAGTGCTAGTCGCTGCCCCTGAGGGGATTACCGCATTACAACAGGCTCACCCTGATATTGAGCTTTATACCGCCTCTATTGATCAATGTCTAAATGAGAAAGGCTATATTGTGCCGGGCTTGGGCGATGCAGGCGATAAAATCTTTGGGACGAAATAAGTTGAAGTGCGGTCTATTTTACAAAAATTTTTGCTAAACAGACCGCACTTTTTCTATCTTTCTATCAATCCTTTTATTAATCCATTAACAAAGTTAATTCAGTCAGAGAGTTGAAACTTTATGCAAAATGAACAAAATGTGGCGATACAAAGCCAACCAAAACAAGCCTTTGTGGGCTTACAAATGTTATTTGTTGCCTTTGGGGCATTGGTACTTGTCCCTTTAATTACAGGGCTTGATGCCAATACCGCATTATTAACCGCCGGCATTGGTACATTATTATTCCAATTTTGTACTGGTCGCCAAGTGCCGATTTTCCTAGCTTCTTCTTTTGCCTTTATTGCCCCAATTCAATATGGTATCCAAACTTGGGGCATTTCGGTAACCATGGGCGGTTTGGTGTTTACGGGCTTGGTCTATTTTGCCTTGAGTGCCTTAGTGAAAGTAAAAGGGGCTGAGGCGTTACAACGGGTTTTTCCCCCTGTGGTGGTAGGGCCTGTGATTATTATTATCGGTATGGGGTTAGCCCCTGTGGCAGTGGATATGGCATTGGGTAAAAACAGTAGCTATGCTTACAATGATGCCATTTTGGTGTCAATGGTTACCCTGATTACCACCTTAGTCGTTGCAGTGTTTGCCAAGGGAATGATGAAATTAGTGCCGATTATGTTTGGTATTTTGGTGGGCTATATCCTTTGTTTATGCCTTGGTTTAATTGATTTCCAACCTGTATTTGATGCCCCTTGGTTTAGCCTACCACAGCTTACCACACCAGAATTTAAATTAGAGGCTATTCTCTATTTATTACCTATTGCTATCGCCCCAGCGGTGGAACATGTGGGCGGTATTATGGCGATTAGCTCAGTAACAGGCAAAGATTTTTTAAAAAAACCGGGATTGCACCGCACTTTATTGGGGGACGGTATTGCCACTTCTGCCGCATCATTTCTTGGCGGTC
Above is a window of Volucribacter amazonae DNA encoding:
- a CDS encoding nucleobase:cation symporter-2 family protein, whose amino-acid sequence is MQNEQNVAIQSQPKQAFVGLQMLFVAFGALVLVPLITGLDANTALLTAGIGTLLFQFCTGRQVPIFLASSFAFIAPIQYGIQTWGISVTMGGLVFTGLVYFALSALVKVKGAEALQRVFPPVVVGPVIIIIGMGLAPVAVDMALGKNSSYAYNDAILVSMVTLITTLVVAVFAKGMMKLVPIMFGILVGYILCLCLGLIDFQPVFDAPWFSLPQLTTPEFKLEAILYLLPIAIAPAVEHVGGIMAISSVTGKDFLKKPGLHRTLLGDGIATSAASFLGGPPNTTYAEVTGAVMLTRNFNPNIMTWAAVWAIAISFCGKVGAFLSTIPTIVMGGIMMLVFGSIAVVGMSTLIRAKVDVTEARNLCIISVVMTFGIGGMFVNVGEISLKGISLCAVVAILLNLILPKTKNSEISQDHQK
- the upp gene encoding uracil phosphoribosyltransferase, yielding MKIVEVKHPLVKHKLGLMRAANINTKHFRELATEVGSLLTYEATADLETEKVIIDGWCGQVEVDRIKGKKVTVVPILRAGLGMMDGVLEHIPSARISVVGIYRDEETLQPVPYFQKLASDLSERLAIVVDPMLATGGSMIATIDLLKQKGCNQIKVLVLVAAPEGITALQQAHPDIELYTASIDQCLNEKGYIVPGLGDAGDKIFGTK
- a CDS encoding YadA-like family protein, encoding MNKIFKIIWNKTLQRLVVTSELSKGECKASSHSPEEKSQGNVALSFCKFFALSLPALLVSNVVGVNTAHAIISGSCTSKSDPQSCVKFLDGHGLVIGPDSAQVEGNTNGVAIGAASKALGASAVTIGGGTAKGGSAVLLGWGGVNGTSSVALGNSYVSGDYGIAMSGGKVGSMHSNGTRITDGYASIAMGQNSVSMYKNSVAIGRDSNTYADAATALGYETKALGVGSLSLGYAARTNQEGTVAIGYNANASDGKSAVALGKDSKALNENALALGYNTSASNYSSLAVGTSANASGKFAIAIGDIAKSSGEQSLALGVNSNASANYATAIGTNANANAANSVALGSNSVAAATTIATNTQAYLTQTTNSDTTSGVVSVGSDNVKRRIINVAGGQDDNDVVVVAQLKEAQNNLKSVLGSNATIGSDGKVTLNNVGGTGKTTIEEAIREVNTQATKKITFNGDTGTGVQKGLGDTITVKGGADSTTTTAANNIKVTAGGDSLLVELAKDVNLTSSGSLTVGNTKVSADGVLFTDSSVNLNSNGLDMGGKKISNMSNATLSATSKEAVTGQQLFAVSEKIAKGIKFGNATTQNTFNLGDSIKVEGGDNIEVTTTSTGVKIALTGNINTGSSSENKYFKANSTGTAASATGTDAIAIGVSSISNNASTIAMGNAANAQGESSIAIGQKAVANSADAIVIGRESKTTSLTHGNEIVIGVNATGNGTGSIVLGTNSTGNASSVVIGYNSTGDSGATVLGGQANATKTAVALGYQANASINNSVAIGSLSKVIESDKVTAETTSYRTAKDQSKAGIVSVGSSTIARRITNVADGVLDDDVVTVAQLKDVATSNLSFTADSGETVNRTLGQSLAIKGGATGTTTSDKNIKVTTDTENGTLNVELVKDVKLGSDGSLTVDKTKVSSDGITFDGGNASLNSNGLTITDGPNVTTDGIDAGNKKISNVANGTSNGDAVNYQQFTTLKQEGIKVGNGTTNYTFALNSTVNITGDSNILSTASANGIALSLANTITIGGDKKITINGTDGTITGLTNTSWDKDNITSGRAATEDQLQAAIKDITSSQNSGSSYSGWTLTTAATTGGTVSGTEEKSIGENAKVTIEAGNNINLTQEGGKITIATGSNVSADKVETKTIQMGGTTSDGTTTGATTIAIAGKDGANGTNGDNGTSGVAGANNLDDKSMTRIVYTDSDGTHTVATLEDGLKFKGDNEDVVTRKLNEQLEITGGATGDVTTKKNIKVTSNTAGTIAIELAKNIDLGSDGSLLVDKTKVSADGITFEGGKASLNSNGLTITDGPSVTTAGINAGGKAITNVGDGSVTKNSKEVVTGGQLFDVKTSAETANKGWKLGVEKGDGAIDDKATTDDAKTIKPEETLTVVAGKNVKLSRDESGKLTIETSGDVSADKIETKEVVINGSGNDNGTATLALKGKDGVTGEDGTKGAAGVDGNNITRLVYNDGTTDHTVATLDDGLKFKGDNEDVVTRKLNEQLEITGGATGDVTTKKNIKVTSNTAGTIAIELAKNIDLGSDGSLLVDKTKVSADGITFEGGKASLNSNGLTITDGPSVTTAGIDAGGKTITNVGDGSLAENSKDVVTGGQLFTVQQSVNKANKGWTLAVEKGDGAIDDKATGDAKTITPEETLTVVAGKNVKLSRDESGKLTIETSGDVSADKIETKEVVINGSGNDNGTATLALKGKDGVTGEDGTKGAAGVDGNNITRLVYNDGTTDHTVATLDDGLKFKGDNDAVVTRKLNEQLDITGGATGDVTTAKNIKVTSNTTTGTIAIELAKDINLGSNGSLLVGNTKVSADNITFGDDTNGKTVINKDGITITPSETGATQISLTKDGISGAKVESDEVVINGKGEDRSSNATLVVNGKDGAKGVDNTSITRIEYTDNNNQKQTVATLNDGMKFGANNGSAYQAKLNSQVNIQGAVANSDWSKFDSGKNIMSQVDSSGNITIALAKALTGLDSVTFGDDDNGKAVINKDGITITPKEGDTISLTKDGISGAKVSSDNIETKTIQMGGTTSEEGTTTGATTIAIAGKDGVNGTNGDNGTNGDAGAKNLDDNSITRIVYTDADNNSHTVATLEDGLKFKGDNTDVVTRKLNEQLNITGGATGNATTAKNIKVTSNTTTGTIAIELARNIDLGSDGTLLVGKTKIDTNGITFGDDTNGKTVINKNGITITPSEAGATPISLTKDGISGAKVESDEVVINGKGEDNTSNATLVVNGKDGAKGVDDTSITRIEYTDNNGQKQTVATLNDGLVFGANDGSAYQAKLNSQVNIRGAVANSDWSKFDSGKNIMSQVDSSGNITIALAKALTGLDSVTFGDDDNGKTVINKNGITITPSEAGATPISLTKDGISGAKVESDEVVINGKGEDSSSNATLIVNGKDGANAVDGTSITRIEYTDNNNQKQTVATLNDGLTFKGDGNEIVKRKLNEQLNVTGGETTETNLTELADKNIGVVANTTTNALEVRLAKELSNLTSATFGEMGTATEPANGTSVEANLITMTDSNGNISRHSATEISLTGNGKTVSLSLEKGLNNGGNQITNVASGLGETKLAEAKGDTLNNVANIGDLQGAINSITSSNNGGGFGLSDEKGNTITGDLGSEINIKGDGTNITTEVKDNALNVKLNKHLDLTSDGSIEIGDTYIDTVGVTVDNVALTKDGLNIEGIVKVTNTGVAVGDISISKDSGIDAGNKTIDNLADVTIEEGSKKAVNAGQIYELKNSGMTFQGDDGITVKRELGSTFNIIGGANNNLSDNNIGVVASGSDGVKVKLAKDLQEMNSTTYVAKTTQADGSVTTTSTTVVDGTGVTIKPANGDDTSIVSLTDKGLNNGGNRITNIASGEVKEGSTDAITGGQFYTLSQQVNNNRQAVQHLAKEMNRMDRRLRSGIAGAVAMAGLPQASLSGQNTFAISAGTYGGENAVAMGYSKVSDSGKVMLKLSGSTNSRGDMSGSVGVGFSW